One region of Pseudodesulfovibrio sp. S3 genomic DNA includes:
- a CDS encoding glycosyltransferase, translating into MTTDTSLDIVFVHIDPCIRAEKEAFALTRRGHRVHLFCQGLNFQPNMRDICASVTQYSSLDELGSLLRNHSGFDIVHCHNEPNEPTVVALENTDRPVIYDCHDFRGLRQQLVGHEAETERRCFEDTAAVVHVSQGMVDLAADRYTSHRTMVLPSYPMLTAAPAKPLDKLDGTHVVYLGGLRDRGSIHYEYRNYLPFFEKLIEAGVHVHAYPADQNPKNLATYMALDAQSALFHLHDKLPYAELLQDISQFQWGLSGFNFMDITDENTLLFLNNALPNKLFDYLIGGVCPVVVNCDTSGRWVEEHGLGYHADSMETLVDIVCNRQPKPRLKDFGQVDMLEQVANLESLYRRVLGKE; encoded by the coding sequence ATGACTACCGACACCTCTCTCGACATAGTTTTTGTCCACATCGACCCGTGCATTCGGGCCGAGAAGGAGGCCTTTGCCCTGACCCGGCGCGGCCATCGCGTACACCTTTTTTGCCAGGGGCTGAATTTTCAACCGAACATGCGCGATATCTGCGCCTCGGTGACGCAGTACTCCAGCTTGGATGAGCTGGGTTCGTTGCTGCGCAACCATTCCGGTTTTGACATCGTCCACTGTCACAACGAGCCCAATGAGCCCACGGTGGTGGCCTTGGAGAACACCGACCGGCCAGTCATTTACGACTGTCATGACTTCAGAGGCCTGCGTCAGCAGTTGGTGGGCCACGAGGCCGAGACCGAGCGGCGCTGTTTCGAGGACACGGCTGCCGTGGTCCATGTCAGCCAGGGCATGGTGGACCTGGCCGCAGACCGTTACACTTCGCACAGGACCATGGTCCTGCCGAGCTATCCCATGCTTACGGCAGCCCCTGCCAAGCCCCTGGACAAGCTCGACGGTACGCACGTGGTCTACCTGGGCGGGCTGCGTGATCGGGGATCGATCCACTACGAATACCGGAACTATCTGCCGTTTTTCGAGAAATTGATCGAGGCCGGCGTCCACGTGCACGCCTACCCGGCTGACCAGAACCCCAAGAACCTGGCCACCTACATGGCCTTGGATGCACAGTCGGCGCTCTTCCATCTGCACGACAAGCTGCCCTACGCCGAATTGCTCCAGGACATCAGCCAGTTCCAATGGGGACTGTCCGGCTTCAATTTCATGGACATCACGGACGAGAACACGCTGCTCTTCCTGAACAACGCACTGCCCAACAAGCTCTTTGACTACCTCATCGGCGGGGTCTGCCCCGTGGTCGTCAACTGCGACACGTCAGGTCGGTGGGTGGAGGAGCACGGTCTGGGATATCATGCGGACAGCATGGAAACGCTGGTGGATATCGTGTGCAACCGGCAACCCAAGCCTCGGCTCAAGGACTTCGGTCAGGTTGATATGCTGGAACAGGTTGCCAATCTTGAATCGCTCTACAGGAGAGTGCTGGGCAAAGAGTAG
- a CDS encoding glycosyltransferase family 4 protein → MRILSITNDIDSGGAAKSLFFLAENMAALGHEMHIISISKPSRTGKRVEDLASAGVKVDFVRIPYYPMSLKACPIPFWKNIGRSVARFGEFGRLKRMVTDIQPDVIHYNSYTTLLAALPLKGWPAVLHCREVLLEDAPLLPLTKPLVRSRIREAVAISPIESEQAQRIFGLKTAVIFNTAPIPEKPAPMPEGNGLVYGMFSHVSPMKGHLLCIQACAKAADELRRAGVSVRLFGGKIGIHDELYRSIEHKISLAGIGDIVSFQGFSVEPEKEMQGIHLLLRPDLTGHPWGRDIIEAMSQGRPVLATGDSEIFIAKGLTGELVPAGDADAFARALVQLADRDKLKRMGAAAYTFAANNFTQKQSSRAFLECLTRVVGP, encoded by the coding sequence ATGAGAATACTGTCCATCACCAATGACATCGACAGCGGCGGCGCTGCCAAGAGTCTGTTTTTTCTGGCAGAGAACATGGCTGCACTCGGTCACGAAATGCATATTATCAGCATCTCTAAACCCAGCAGAACGGGCAAGCGCGTGGAGGATCTGGCCTCAGCGGGGGTGAAGGTCGACTTTGTCCGCATTCCATACTACCCCATGTCGCTGAAGGCCTGCCCTATCCCGTTTTGGAAAAACATAGGTCGTTCTGTAGCCCGGTTCGGTGAGTTTGGGCGACTCAAAAGGATGGTCACCGACATCCAACCTGACGTCATCCACTACAACAGCTATACCACCCTGCTCGCCGCCCTCCCGTTGAAAGGCTGGCCTGCAGTCCTGCACTGCCGTGAAGTGCTTCTGGAAGACGCCCCCCTGTTGCCCCTGACAAAACCCCTGGTCCGCTCGCGCATCCGGGAGGCCGTGGCCATCAGCCCCATCGAATCCGAACAGGCCCAGCGGATTTTCGGTCTCAAGACAGCCGTAATCTTCAATACAGCCCCCATACCTGAAAAGCCCGCCCCCATGCCCGAAGGCAACGGCCTGGTCTATGGCATGTTTTCGCATGTGTCCCCCATGAAAGGGCATCTCTTATGTATCCAGGCCTGCGCCAAAGCAGCTGACGAACTCCGCCGGGCAGGGGTGTCCGTTCGTCTGTTCGGCGGAAAAATCGGCATTCACGACGAGCTGTACCGTTCCATTGAACACAAGATTTCCCTTGCGGGCATCGGGGACATCGTCAGTTTTCAGGGATTCTCTGTCGAACCGGAAAAGGAAATGCAAGGCATTCACCTGCTGCTAAGGCCGGACCTGACAGGGCATCCCTGGGGCCGCGATATTATCGAGGCCATGAGCCAGGGGCGACCGGTGCTGGCCACGGGCGACTCTGAAATCTTCATCGCCAAGGGCCTGACCGGAGAACTGGTCCCCGCCGGAGACGCGGACGCCTTTGCCCGAGCCCTTGTACAGCTTGCGGACCGGGATAAACTAAAGCGGATGGGAGCGGCCGCGTACACATTCGCGGCCAATAATTTTACTCAAAAACAGTCAAGCCGCGCCTTCCTCGAATGTCTGACGCGCGTAGTCGGCCCTTAG
- a CDS encoding amidohydrolase family protein, with protein MLELVRAAKAATMVPGQPVIDDAAILVSQGIIKEVGTYGNLAKAHSGKVLDLGDTFLVPGLINAHSHLELAHLRGKCPSGQGFVNWVEALLKQPIFDLEADALEGACRELKRTGTVMVGDIATRFAKEMAGMLEASGLFFAVFCEAIGETVPKKTFIPKGEFEAGVISVAGHSLYTTHRDVLQAAKAETRKKGLPFSLHLAEHDDEVAIMAGEASAFLDLLQARGRLLDFEPPKRRPVQQAAALGLLDETTLAVHCVKVTDEDIETVRASKATVCLCPRSNEFIGVGRAPWEKWLASGTQLCLGTDSLASNDDLDLWNEAVYLKKNFMGELPFEDVLAMMTRTPAAILGAGHMLGTLEPGKIAAFARVPDMIHELF; from the coding sequence ATGCTTGAGCTTGTTCGTGCGGCCAAAGCCGCGACCATGGTGCCTGGCCAGCCCGTCATTGACGACGCGGCCATTCTCGTCAGCCAGGGAATCATCAAGGAAGTCGGAACCTACGGCAACCTTGCCAAAGCCCATTCCGGCAAAGTCCTTGACCTCGGCGATACGTTTCTCGTTCCCGGCCTCATCAATGCCCATTCCCATCTCGAACTGGCCCATCTGCGCGGCAAATGCCCTTCGGGACAAGGGTTCGTGAACTGGGTGGAGGCTTTGCTCAAACAGCCCATCTTTGATCTCGAAGCGGACGCCCTTGAGGGGGCCTGCCGGGAACTGAAACGAACCGGGACCGTAATGGTCGGGGACATCGCCACCCGCTTCGCCAAGGAGATGGCCGGGATGCTTGAAGCTTCCGGTCTTTTTTTTGCGGTTTTTTGCGAGGCCATAGGCGAGACCGTGCCCAAGAAGACCTTTATTCCCAAGGGCGAGTTCGAGGCCGGGGTCATCTCCGTGGCCGGACATTCTCTTTATACTACCCATAGGGATGTGCTCCAGGCTGCCAAGGCCGAGACCCGGAAAAAGGGACTGCCTTTTTCCCTGCACCTGGCCGAGCACGACGATGAGGTGGCGATCATGGCCGGAGAGGCGAGCGCATTTCTGGACCTGCTTCAGGCACGTGGCAGGCTGCTCGATTTTGAGCCTCCGAAAAGACGTCCGGTGCAACAGGCCGCCGCACTCGGTTTGCTCGACGAGACCACCTTGGCCGTGCATTGCGTCAAGGTGACCGACGAGGACATCGAGACGGTGCGTGCATCCAAGGCCACGGTCTGCCTCTGCCCGCGCTCCAACGAATTCATCGGCGTGGGCCGCGCCCCTTGGGAAAAATGGCTGGCTTCAGGGACTCAGCTCTGCCTGGGAACGGATTCACTGGCATCCAATGACGACCTCGATCTGTGGAACGAGGCCGTGTATCTCAAGAAGAATTTCATGGGCGAGTTGCCCTTTGAGGACGTGCTCGCCATGATGACCCGGACCCCGGCAGCCATACTGGGTGCCGGGCATATGCTTGGAACACTGGAGCCGGGCAAGATCGCGGCATTTGCTCGGGTTCCGGATATGATACATGAGCTTTTCTAA